A part of Arachis hypogaea cultivar Tifrunner chromosome 12, arahy.Tifrunner.gnm2.J5K5, whole genome shotgun sequence genomic DNA contains:
- the LOC112728175 gene encoding protein transport protein Sec61 subunit beta, giving the protein MALGGTAPPRGSAAAAASLRRRRTTSGGASGGAAGTMLQFYTDDAPGLKISPNVVLVMSIGFIAFVAVLHVMGKLYFVRREA; this is encoded by the coding sequence ATGGCTTTAGGAGGAACAGCTCCCCCAAGAGGAAGTGCAGCAGCAGCTGCTAGCTTAAGGAGAAGGAGAACAACCAGCGGTGGTGCCTCCGGAGGAGCAGCTGGAACTATGCTTCAATTCTACACCGATGATGCTCCGGGGCTCAAGATCTCTCCAAATGTGGTTCTTGTAATGAGCATTGGCTTCATTGCATTTGTTGCCGTCCTCCATGTGATGGGCAAGCTTTACTTTGTGCGTAGGGAGGCATAA